One genomic segment of Hordeum vulgare subsp. vulgare chromosome 2H, MorexV3_pseudomolecules_assembly, whole genome shotgun sequence includes these proteins:
- the LOC123429856 gene encoding organic cation/carnitine transporter 2-like, with protein MADTAAAPLLTSHKTRPAKAPSIDDTIETYMGATGALQLLKAVLLAFAWAFDAQQVFISVFTDAEPRWHCTGADASCSAATASPCALPSGAWAWDRPAVTSVISEWSLKCAGPALVSLPASSFFAGCLAGGFLLTTLADSLLGRRKMLLVSIVSMSVAGVLTAFSPNVWVYAALRFMSGFGRSMVGTCTLVLSTELVGKRWRDTVCVAGFFCFTLGFLSLPALAYTFREESWRNMYLWTSVPSLCYSILFYFLVQESPRWLLVRGRKQDAIETLQQIASLNGNSITSSFSMLHACTMNNDTAGESSGDSVFATLHSMWERPWALRRLAAIMTASFGVGMVYYGMPLNVGNLGSNLYLSVTYNALAELPSSILSWLLMGRINRRSSVIGLTGAAGVWSLACVIIPQGGARMAAELLSFFATCTAFNVIMMYSIELFPTSVRNSAVGLVRQALVLGGVAAPVLVALGRERSFLSFGVFGLVVGCFGMFAACLPETRGKGMSDTMDEEEHKEATVAACTVNDADCNSGLV; from the coding sequence ATGGCTGACACGGCCGCCGCCCCGCTCCTGACAAGCCACAAAACAAGGCCGGCCAAGGCACCGTCGATCGATGACACCATCGAGACGTACATGGGCGCCACCGGCGCCCTGCAGCTCCTCAAGGCCGTGTTGCTGGCCTTCGCGTGGGCCTTCGACGCGCAGCAGGTGTTCATCTCGGTGTTCACCGACGCCGAGCCTCGGTGGCACTGCACCGGCGCCGACGCGTCCTGCTCGGCTGCCACGGCATCGCCGTGCGCGCTCCCGTCCGGCGCGTGGGCGTGGGACCGCCCGGCCGTGACGTCGGTGATCTCGGAGTGGTCGCTCAAGTGCGCCGGCCCGGCGCTCGTCTCCCTCCCGGCATCCTCGTTCTTCGCCGGCTGCCTCGCCGGCGGCTTCCTCCTCACGACGCTCGCCGACTCGCTCCTGGGCCGCAGGAAGATGCTGCTCGTGTCCATTGTGTCCATGTCCGTCGCTGGCGTGCTCACCGCGTTCTCGCCGAACGTGTGGGTGTACGCCGCCCTGCGTTTCATGTCCGGGTTCGGCAGGTCCATGGTTGGCACGTGCACGCTGGTCCTCTCCACGGAGCTCGTCGGCAAGAGGTGGCGCGACACGGTGTGCGTGGCGGGGTTCTTCTGCTTCACCCTCGGGTTCCTGTCGCTCCCGGCGCTCGCCTACACGTTCCGGGAGGAATCGTGGCGGAACATGTATCTGTGGACGTCCGTGCCTTCCCTCTGCTACTCCATCCTATTCTACTTCCTCGTCCAGGAGTCGCCACGATGGCTTCTGGTGCGCGGCCGGAAGCAGGACGCCATCGAGACGCTGCAGCAGATCGCCTCGCTCAACGGCAACAGCATCACGTCCAGCTTCTCCATGCTGCACGCCTGCACCATGAACAATGACACGGCGGGGGAGAGCAGCGGTGACAGCGTGTTCGCCACGCTGCACTCCATGTGGGAGCGCCCGTGGGCGCTCCGGAGGCTAGCGGCGATCATGACGGCCAGCTTCGGCGTCGGCATGGTCTACTACGGCATGCCGCTCAACGTCGGCAACCTGGGGTCCAACCTCTACCTGAGCGTCACGTACAACGCGCTGGCCGAGCTGCCGTCGTCCATCCTCTCGTGGCTCCTGATGGGCAGGATCAACCGTCGGAGCTCGGTGATCGGGCTCACAGGGGCGGCGGGGGTGTGGAGCCTCGCGTGCGTCATCATCCCGCAGGGCGGCGCGCGGATGGCCGCCGAGCTGCTCTCCTTCTTCGCGACGTGCACGGCGTTCAACGTCATTATGATGTACTCCATCGAGCTGTTCCCGACGTCCGTGCGAAACTCGGCGGTGGGGCTGGTAAGGCAGGCGCTGGTGCTGGGAGGCGTGGCGGCGCCGGTGCTCGTCGCGCTGGGCCGCGAGAGGAGCTTTTTGTCGTTCGGCGTGTTCGGGCTCGTCGTCGGCTGCTTCGGCATGTTCGCAGCCTGCCTGCCGGAGACGCGGGGAAAGGGCATGTCGGACACCATGGACGAGGAGGAGCACAAGGAGGCGACGGTGGCCGCTTGCACCGTCAACGATGCCGACTGTAACAGCGGCCTCGTGTAA